The genome window GCAGGCAGAGCCCACACTTGCCCTGCTGCTGTGGTCGTTGCATTGCACCCGATTGATGCATTGGCTCCGCACTCATAGTGCTGGCTTTGGTCTCTTTTTCAACTATTTCACCAGCTGTTGACTTTTTGCGACAACTCTTGCAGCAATTGGACATGGGCCAACAACGagatttctttttgttggACTTGGTTTCGTCCACTATCTCCATGTGAGTTGTCGTGGCACTGCTGCGAGCACTCGAGAGAACTGGTTGCTCCTCAACTGAGCCATTTAAACGATCCTGTCGTCGTCCACAACAACGCATGCAATGCGATCGACGGAAACGCATACAAAGTGTGGTACAGCAACGACAGATGCCGCCTTTCTTTACATCATCCTTGAGGAATTCctggctgctgcttctgctagACAATTGATAAAGGTTACAAGAATTACTGTGCAAAGTATCTATCGGATATGTAAATGCAGCTAGTAACTAGTATTGATATGCATATTTCAGTGGGGGAAATAATAACACGACTAGTAATTACCGTAGACCTTGCGATTTCATGGATAACATTTGCATAGGGCATATACGACTTTCTTGTCCGTCCGCCTGTCCGTTCGTATTTTCGTCTGTCGCAAGAAAGTCCTGAGTGTACGACTTTTATTATGCAAATCGATTTCGTGTTCTGCTACGGTGCATTGCTATTACGGCTATTAGCATTTTTAATGACTATCGCATTTGATACGATAAAGATGAAGTGCACGAGAGCACAAACTACAATATGGTGTATCCATAACATACGACAAAGTATAGGCTTGAGCTGAATCGTGGGTCCGAGTCCGAAGTGGgttgaatatttattgcaaCGCATTTTTAGGGTTATTAATCCCACTTTAAGTTCAAGGTCGGCCAGTTAGTATTGCGTTAGGCAAAACTTCATAGCTAAGTATGTTGATTAAACGTACACACAAATTGCCGACCTCTCTCCGCTTATTTTCTTCTCTCACTTACACAATTTTCCAGTCGAGCACGTGCCAAAAGGAAAACTCAACACGCTAATAAATGTGCGATGGCTTGACTTCTGGTTAAGTACTGCCAACAAGCCAACGACCAAACTTACTTTAAAGGTCGCCATATTTATTATTGGGCCCGAATCACCAACCAGCAAAACATGCTTAAGCAATGCGCAATTGCTGATTAAGATGCAGAGATTATAATGCAGTTTAAGGTGATTACCTAAATAGATATTTGTCAGCATCAATCAACGAATTCTGCGGCAGATCAATGCTAAAGATGACcgagttttttttctttttcgtcaACATTTTACTAAATCAAAACTAATTTCTCTTTAAAACTTTAGAATCGAACTAtgtcattaattaattaatataattatttaaagtgtgtaacttttaatttttcttctttttattttatttaagagtgatttttgttgtgctgcgCTTGGCGCGATTGTCCGGCAGAAACTGATTTGTTATTGCGGTATGAAACTTTGGACATGCCACAAAAATAGTGCTAGGTTCTTCACGTCTGcgcctgtgtgtgtgcttgtgtgtgtgaacacCTCGTCTGGTTGGTTGGATGGTTGGTTAGTTGGTTGGTCGGTCACCCATTTTCTTCACTTCGTATATGGTATGCATGTGATTTCATTGAAGGACGCCGGCCGTACGCTCACGACAACGTTGAGGACGACAAGCCAGCGAACGGATATCCTTAAAGGCGTTTCGTATGGTCTCACCCCAGGCCTCATGCCCCATAAACCTATCCATACTACCTCCCCGCCACCAGGTGGGTCGTAAATTTATTGACGCATTTATGAGTGGCTTGGCAGCCCACAAGGCagcacatttaaatatatacacactcttatatatgtatatacgtatatactttatatatatatgtactttttATATGTCGGTCTAAAGTTGTACGTATCAAGTTGGTGGAGTTGTACTTAGTGTTGTTGGGGCCTTTCCGGGTATGTAAATTTACTGGCCAAGGGGTGTACTACGTGTAAGGCTGgcaattgtttttattcgGAGACTATAAGGACTTGGAAAAAAGTTCGTACAAAGTGTAGAAAGAGTATCCGATTAAATTCCAATTTAGAATTACGGATGAGTCCTAGAAACTTTTTCAAATGACAATTTTTAGCGAGGCTAAGTGTTTGCCCTGAACGAAACAATCATAGAATTTacatcattaaatattttgaggGTAACAAATGGGAAAAAGACCCAACAATGAGTCTTTATGTTGCACAATAGTTAATTAAAGGTCAAGAGCTGGTTGTGATtgctaatataatatttgggAATTCCCTTTGGAAAGCCCATTTGTAAGcaaatttttttctattagAGAAGAACAtacataattgaaaaatgctgtttcaattaaaaattattaataaatatattattaattcccaaaaactataaaaagctttagtataatataaaataaaataaaattgcgtgataaaaattacattcaaaaataaatttcacaaaaacatgaaatttatataaataagatGTCTTTTGATTATtcattataaaaatcaaaactaacatgatcattatttaaaaatttcctAATATGCTAATATTGGATAGTttgaacaaatatttgtttactcACTTTACAATGCCACCACTGCCTGCTGTTGAACCTTGACCATCAGGAGATAGTCGCTTGTCATCCACTTGAAAATCCTCGCCGGGTGGCGGAGTTGCACGCTTGAAGTCATCAGTCAAATCCGCTTGAACATTGGGTCTTTCAGAGTCTATCTCTGGTTTCACGGTTACAGGTTGACCACCAACTAAAGTAGTTGCCGAATCGGTCTCAGTGGCATTCAACACCGATATCGATGCTTCGATGGGCTGTGTGGGGGGCAAGGGGGACTTATGCATCTCCGCCGAACTATTTTGGGCATGACTTCCGTCTGCTGTATCGAGACGCGATATGGAGTCATGCGGCTTGGCTGTCGCTGTCAGACCATTGGGACTAGGTGAATTGCCAATTTCGGGGGCGAGTCCGGCTTCGGTTTCTTGGCTTTTGGGGTCGGTTAAATTTTCGTTAATCGTTTTGTGAGTCTCACTCTTTAAGGTCTTCTGTGAGTTACTAGAACTTGTTGCAGTCTGCCCTGAGCCACCATCACCGGAGGTCAATTGGCCAGTAGTAGCAAGTTGCGCAGCATGACCTTTTGGCACTGCAGGTGAAAGTTTGAATAGTAGATAGGTAAGAAAGTTATAGGCGACAGTGCTCGGCTTTGGccttttataaaataaaaaacttccatgttttcaattaaatcatTGGAAAGTGAAATGTGTACCAAAATTTTATTGCCTAACCTTAAAACTATTCTCACTATTGCTTAATTTGAGAAGCAAAGGAGCGACGGGAAAATCTCTAAGACTAATATTGTTCCCAAGTCTGTTGTATTTAGGTTTGTTAacttatgtttttgttttatgggATTTCAGTGCTACTTTCTGCCAACTACATTCATATATTTCCGATTGGTACTAAGTTACAAAACCCTTGTTCTTGTAACCACTTAAAGCACTTACCCTCAGTCTCTTGCGTCTGCTCTGGAACCGTTGCCACCTTACGATTCTGTGCGGAATCCACACGCTTCTTATTGCTAACCAAGCTGAGTCGGGAACTCATTCGCACCAATGTTGACATGTTCGAGCCTTGACGCTTGATGCCTCCAGTGGTAGATGCGTTGACCTCGTTGCGAACAGCTGGCAATGCTTCTGCCGCTTGCAGTACTGCGTTACCGACATGGACAGCTAACGGTTGGGAACTGTCTGCCGCAGAGTCCTTGGCATGCTCTGCCTTTTTCGGTGATTCCTTTTGCTTCACTTTCTTTTCAGGACTTTCAGTTGTTGCCTTTTTAGTATTCATCTGGGAACCAGTTCTTGCCAGGGGTTTGGGTAATCCACTAGAACCATTTGCCCCGTTGGTTTTAATTATGGATTTAGTGGATTTTTCACCATTTTTCGCCTGTTTACTTTCTGTCTTCTGTTTCTGGGAAATAGGTGTCTTCGGTTGACTCGATGTTTGTGGCTTCTTTGCTGGCATCGCCGGTAACGTTTTTGACACAGTTCGTTTTACACTTGTCTCTGGCTTGCTAATTAAGGACGTCTTCTTTTTGGCACTTTCAGATTTTGTTGACTTTTCCCTTGGGCTTGATTTCGTAGATGTTGTCGTTATCTTTTTACCTTTTGGGGACCTAGGGGACTTTGACTTCTCGGTCTTTCCTCGTTCCTCTGCTTTTTTAGAAGGCGAAGCGGATTTTCTTCCGTTTTGATTAATACTTGTCGGTATACGGGAGCGAGAGTTCCGACGTTGACTTGCGAAAATTGTCTCCTTATGATCCTTCTTGGAAATTGGTTTTCCTTGCTTTCCTGCCGGACTCAGCGACATTCGACGTCCAAGCATTCCACTTTTGGGACTTATTGAAATGGATTTTCTGCGATTGGGCGTGGTGTCAGATTTACGACTATTACGCGACATGGTTGCTGGCGAAAGGCTTGTGGATCGCAACGAGGAACGTACACTGAGCCGAGAGTTGGCTCGAGAATTAGCTTGGGAATTAGCACGTGAATTTGCCCGGGAATTGCTCCGAGAATTGGCGCGAGAATTGATGGACATATCATTGGTATCCGCCATACGGGACTCTGGTCTTGAGGGAGGCCCTCGCGATGTGGGACGACTTGCATTGAATCGAGTAGGTGTCAATCGGATATCCGTAATCCCTAGGCCATGGGTATCAAGACCACTGCGATTCGTTGCCTGAGACGGTGAACGACTATTACTCGCTTGTGAATTGCGACCCGACAAAATATGAGAGCTGCTAAAGTCCTTTAGTGGTGAATTAGAACGCGAATTGGATACAGAGTTCCGGCGACTGCGCACGGGAATGCGGGATATAGAATCTCGACGTGCGGACAACTCGGATGCCGTGTCCATGTGCGCTGCTTCATACGCATCCCCATGCAATGGACTCTGCGGTATGTCCTTGTTGGGTGTACCAATAATTGGAGAAAGCGTACTCGGCTTGGCAATCTTAGTGCGCTTGTTATGCTGCTTTAGATCCCTGTTGGTTATGATTTGGCGTCGCGGACTTGCTGTCATCTTAGCACCCGGTAGATAAATCGATTTGCGACGTTGTATGGTGGATGGCAGTGTTGAGAGAGAAGGTCGGCGGAAGCTAAAGTCGGAGGTGGTTATGCTACTCAAATTGGAACTGCGTCGATCCGATGCCGTTTGCGTGGAGCTACGACGTTCCGGTGATGTGGAACTTGAGCGTCGTCGTGCCTGCATGCGAATTGGCTCCATACTGGACTTTGGCAAACGTGTACCGACTATCAAATCGTCCAGGCTTAACCAGTTTGAACGCGGAGGATTACGGGTATAGTCGTCTTGCCTATTAACAACGCCAAGCAGACCACGTTGCTTGCGAGTGGGATTTGGATTTGGCTTTAGTGGGCGCGGCAGTGAGCCCGGTGGTATGATTGCTGTCTCCTTGTCCAATTCCATGGCCGAACGATGAAATCGTGGAATACCACTGCGATAAGGATCTGTTATCAACGGCAACGTTTCCATACTCTTAATGCGCTGACCAAACAGCTCAGAGAGGCCCTGAGAGGACTCTTTGTTGTTGATAGATCCACGACGCTGCACTCGCGGCGTATACGTATCTACCGAGGAGGTCAACGAATCCCGTTGTTGCAGTATGCCTTTCGTGGGCATGGCCAGCTTGCTGGGACTATAACGTCCGCTCATGTTGAACTGCACCGAGGGACGTGGCGAATCATCGGCTGCCTGCTGGTTACTAAGCGGAGGCAACTGCGGTAGGCGGGATCCAGTCAGAGACTTGCGTCTCGCCCGAACGGGCGGTGGCACTGCAGTGGACGAGGTAGTGGTGGACTGTATTGACGCGTGCCTGCCAGCGGGAGTTCGAAGCCGCCGCTGTGCAACCGGCGTCGTACTAGGACTGTGGGTTAGCGAGGACTTGGGAGATCTTACTGAGAGTATGGTAAAGGAGGACTTCTTGTGCAGACGAGTTTCTCCCACTCtgttaaaaggaaaaaaaatccTATAGTGAACAATTCTTGAAGTTATGCATTCTACCCTACCGATAATCACCGCCAGTGGCGACAGAGTCCTTGAACACAACCGGTGACATCTCTCCAGCAATAGACTGCACTCGCGAGCCTTGGTCGTCTTGCATCATATTCATGTTATTGCCGGACTCGGCGAATTGACTGTGAATTAGGCTCGGAGATTGAGGCGTATCGGGTCCATATGATGTGTTGTAGCTCTCTCGTCGCTGTCTTTCGCTGGCATCACGCATAATCTccctttgctgctgctgcagatatTGCTTTGGTGAAAGTATGATATCCATGTCCATTACGGGGAGTCGGAATCGTATAACTCCTGTTTGGCACCGGTGATTTTAAGGGCATTGGGAGCTCCACTGCATGAGGAGGAACCAAAGGTTCCTCGCCACCGCTACTCGAACCATTCGAGTCTTGCAGCATGGTGGCAAGCGGCGAAAGTGGCATCTCTTCATGCTTCATGGACATTATCATTTTGGAGCTAGGCCGCAACTTGGGAATGCGACTGAATTCTGCGAACTGTGAAGGCTCCCGGCGATACCAATCTAGGCCAGTGCTCGAATACGAGCCGGAAATGGGTCTGCAAGAATCAAAGATTTAGTACTCTTTCTGTTCATCTCACTTCACTCACCTAAGGTGACTCGGAGGCTCCTGTTCCCTTGTAGTGTATGTTGAGCCCATAGTTGACTCCAACTGCTCGTACTCCAGTTCAAACACATCGGGCTTATTGACAATGTCCTGTGGCGTAAGCAGCATAAAGTTGGGTGAATCCAGGTGCTCCGAACTGGAGCCACCACTGGAGTTGGGCAGGATTTGAATATCAGGCGGTTGCAGGCGAGGCAGCGGCAGTATACTCTGTGTAGGAGTTGGAGTCAGAGTCGGCGTCGGCGTTTCTAAGTGCGATAAAGTTGGAACTCgactgttgctgatgttggtGTAGGGGACATTGGAGAAAAGCCGACGTCGACCATCGCTCCCGATAAGTGTATTGAGCGCAACTGCTGCAATAAGTGTATCCTCCTCTGAGCTGGGCATGTCCACGGAACCAGCTCGTATTGTTTCAAAGGCTGCGGTGCCAAAGTAATCCTCTGGCTGCGGTGGGGGCACTGGATCACCAAACAGACTGCTGTAGGGCTGATTACTGGTGCTCGACTTCTCCCTCTCCATGTAGAGAACTTCGGGGGATATTCCTTCAGAGTTTTCCCGATTGCGGCCATAGTTGGCGTTGCTGTGCTGGGCAGATGGTGACATTATGCTTTTGGGATCGTAGCTATAGTCGACCGATATGATTGCTGGCTTGGTCGTTGTCGTAGAGGTATCCGTAGAATGAGGCCGGCTTGGTGTGGACCTTACAGGATGGGTTATCGTCGAGATGAGTGTTGGTGAAGGCGATGATGAATATGACAATGTCTGCTGCatgatttttcatttgtgCTGCTCTCTTTCTCAGTCTCTGCTCCTGAGGCAAGCGAATCTTTTTTAACGTCTTGAGGGGGAAGCACACGTTTCTATCGCTTTCAATGTTAGTTTCGAAAATATGCCATAGTTTTATCTACAAAAAGAATAGAAACCAtaataaactattaaaaaaatttaaattgtttttaaatactttacaaACGAAATAGAGTCCTTCGACAGTACGTAAGCAAAGTGTGAAAGGACGTGAAATACTTTACGCTTTATGCGAAGCGCAACTGAGCGaaccaaacaaatatttacaactcGTACATATCCAATTTTAGAGGCATATAGACTGTCAGATAGACCTTCTGGGCAATGCACAATGTCAGTGCACCAAACACGCGAAGCTTCACGGACCGACTGAAGACTGAAGACACTTCCAAGCCCCATGTGCAACGGGGGAAACAAAAACCAGAGCTATTTTCATTGCCAATGCACTCGTACGAAGTGTACGAAGCCAAAACTTGcgaaaaattgtaattattatttactatatttctATTGTATTTTCTAATAGCGAGAGCATCGAGTATACAAGTATTACTATTTTAGCTGATAAAAGTCCCAGACAGCTCAATGTGAGTGGAAGCCACAGTTAACAGTTCAGCGAATGTTTATACCCTGTACCGTTTAAGGGTATTGACAAATGGTTGTTTCGTGCCCCACTCAACTTGCTCATTGGTGCTTGCAGCACGGTATTGGCAAGTCGAAAGCTCTTTTctatgatttttaaattatgatgTTCGCTAACGAGAGCATAACTTGTGCGTGTTGAGATTATGAGTAAGatttgtgtgttgcatgtggcaaATTGCTTGCATTCGGTTGCActgaatattttcatttaaatgcttGCAACATACTCCGCAATATTTAactgtttaataaattttccTCAAATCACACTTCAAGTcgtattatattaattgttttagATGCTATCCGGTTGCGAAATGAaagtttgaaattttaatattggtgaaaattaattttatatggggaatataaatattaatttatatttgaatggTTTGGCAAATCGTaaagtcaattaaaaagttttgttgcAAAATTTCTTCCCTTAGTATACCTAATATAGAAAAGATATAACTGCGGAAGAGATTTCCGCATATAATTTGAACAttatttgcactttaaataacttttgaaaagtttaaaaatagttttttcgCCTagtattatcattattaaatatttaacatcaTTAAACAAGTcttacaaaaacaattattatttgaagtaATCACTACTAACAATGCTTTTCgtaaaaaaacccaaaaattaaatatttttaacgactataataaaaattataattttttaagtatCTAGCACCcccttcttttagttattatattattttgaataataattagcatgtaaataaataaatatataattttgtattcgATTTAACTTAatgatttataaattaaaataaaagacacACAAAGAGACTTTTTGATGGCGAAACTATTTAttcacataaataataatacaaatttcttgaatgttaaaataaatgaaattatttttttatttatttaatattgatattataaaatgtaaccaaaataataatacaaatttcttgaatgttaaaataaatgaaattatttttttatttatttaatattgatattataaaatgtaaccaaaaatatattatttatattaaaatatatttcatttaattaaatccaTTTAAATGTAAACTTTCTAAAGATCTAactgaaatttatgaataaaaacTTCCCATCAATCAAAGCGTTAACCCGCCAATCTAAATAGAAGGACGAGTCCGCTTAGATAGAGTCAGCATAACAAAGTGAATTCGCCGCCGATATTCGCCGCAAAGCGTATTTGGCGAAGGAGAGCCGTCTGCAAGTTTCGGTTGAATAGCGTGCGGTGTGTCCACTTGTTTTCATGGCATGCCGCGTGGCACCTGTTGGTATGACTGTGGCACGCGATATGCAGTTAATTGTGCATATAgacaaacatacaaatatgATTCCATATGAATGTGCTAACGTCATTTATATGTGCACTACTCGTATATAGGCCAGCTTAGGTGAAATATGCGTATCCATGTTATCTGTGGAGAAGGCAAGTTTTAAAGTATCTAACAACTGCTTGGAAAACAGCCGAGTTCAGActttaaaattatgtaaaaatgtttgcacacaTCCATCTACACTACGTGAATAAGGAAGTTGTCaggggtgtatgtgtgtgtgtgtgtgacttaGGACTTTACACTCACTTAGCACACTGACTAAGCACAGAAGAGAACCGCACAgaacagcacagcacagactACCTTCCCCTTGGCTTTGGCATAGGGGGTCAAAATACAGCAACAATTTTTACAGCGTTGCCTTGTGCAGCGCCGACAAGTCAACAACCAGCACTTGAATGACCAACGACTTGCCATGCTACGGCGCACTGTTGCAACATGAAAACAATAGCAAATGCTagtcgcaacaacaacaacagcaacaaaataactacaacaaaaacgaacGTCTACTATTAATGTGTGCAACACACAGTCATACAACGCTTTTTCGCTAAAGGCACTGGGAAAATCCTTGGCTAGTGTCGTGATAGCAAATTTCCATTCAGGTTAAAAACTTTACGATTTTCGCTTTGCTCtgcgaaattgaaattaacgTTTTCACTATTGACTTTTTCTTTAACACTGTTAACAATGTGATATAATTGATATCATTTTGGACATagattttaagattttttcctTTCTGGATCATTAGCGGTGTTTTTTATTCTTAACTcttaacacacacaacagagaTGAAAAAGTTATTACCACTTTGtcactttttgtatttttgtaaatataatttagtaattaagctatgtaaaaaaaagtagCTTTGCTTTggagtatttttttagttctGCGATGACTTGTAATTATATGTTTGGTCAAGCTGACGCCTTAATTTACAATTGGTTTTGGAATGTTCATTTCAAAAATTCCAATTTAGTGTGCACATACACAGATGTACTAGAACTagccacacatacatactgaGTTATTTAAATCGGTGTCGAGAAAGGCAGCACAACGCGCTTTTGCATCGATCCGATGCATTCGCCGTTCGTAGGAAAACTAAACCGCTAAATGAAAATGCCTTCTTATACTTTGAACGTCACGACGTTCTTCGTCGTCGCGGTCCTGGGCTCAGCCTAAGGTAGCGGcgttgcctttgctgctgctgtccagcCAAGTCAACGTTATTAGGCAGTGGCCCGAAGTGGCCAAAAGGAGTCGAGTCGAGCGAGTCAAGTCGGCTGCCTAGAAAGTCGGCTAGCCAGCCGCTGAAACGTATACGTGGGTCAGTAAACCTACTTCCGGTTGACATAAATACGCCTTGGACATGAAAACTTGCCACTGGCGGTGCGCCAtcagctattgttgttgccactgtgccccttgtgttgttgttgttgttgttgttgttgttgctactttCAGTTAGACTGACATTCTATGGTCGTAGATCtgaattactttttttgttgtgtggtatttaattcaattgcagCTGATTGCGtctcaacttttttttagttcAGAATGCACcaattaattatgaataatttttatatattttttaaaactacattttttaattcacATCTGATGAGGACGACTGATTTTTGTAACAATCATAAATAGGAAGTAAGTTAAGGATTTCATATCCGAAtacaaagaacaaaaaaaaggtttttttctTAGATTTAGCAATACCGTAAtcaattgcagttgcattaTTAGTTGGGCTGGGCTTCCTTGATTGGCGCtcaaacacagacacatacattCATAGAGCATTAGTAATCGTTGTGCTGACCTTAATCAATGGTAGCTTGCCCAAAAGCAAATTTGGCTTGGCCAGGCTTTCAATctaatttctattattttaaactGCACCCTAGCACAAGGTGGGGCATGCAATTCGTACTTGTAGCAACAAGCTGATAGCTGTTCATgctaatttataattttttgggCGAGCAAATATTTTCACGCGATGTGCTCATGGCTCTGACCGGCTTTGGCACTGATTCAGATTTTGACTCTGACTCTCGACTCAGTTGACCGACATAAGCATTGCGCAGTAAATTAATATCAATCGCTCATAAAGTGAACAAAAAAGGCCAAGCCCGTTCTGGAAAATCTGTGAAATTGTAATTACCGTTTAAAGGGACCATTGCACAATGGGTAAATCCAGGCTAAAAGGTATTTGGAAAATAGGATGGGAGGGCTAAAATGTGTCGCCTTATTGTAACTCTCTTTTAATTTGCTTGCAATTTAACTTAACCTCTTTTCCATAGCTTGTCAACACAAATGGCTAACTcacatttaatttagttacCCAAAAATACCTTgctatttttcttcttttctttttggcctGCCAACAAAATTTCTCAACCTGCTTTGTTCCTAATATCCTTGACCCCAATGCCAGTTCGTTTTTGCTTACGCATTGTGTTTGGCAAACTGTGGTCCAAGCACGTGGTGCGTATGATTTTCGCTATTAAAGAGTGGTTAGTTATATTGATTTAGCCTACCATTCAGAACTGTACCATGACGGAATTGTCGTTATGTTTAATGCTGGAATTCTACTATTTTATTATAGTCTGTTTATTCAGTTGTAAGGTTTTATAGcgcaataataaaatacttaaatagtACAGAGAGTAACAATGccaatataaatttcaaaattttaaatatagtacatatggctgtaataaataataagcatTAATGACCGttatcaaaataatcataaaataatcattcatttattttactgTCATAAACTTTGGCGTTTTTGAGGTTTACTAAATGTGTACAAAACTGTCATACTttcaaatactaaatactgcCGCCAAATAAGGAAACGATTTTCGATAGCTTGCGATAATTCCAACTATTCGGAGAGGTTATCGTAAATCGTTAGTCAGCTGTTGCTTGTCTTGagctaaatattttgaatgcaattgcATTCGTAAacacttataaatatttaaattatagagTTTTAAGcaatcaataaatatgttaaaaatgtGAGTAGTCTTCAATGATTTTTTAGCACTACAATTAACTgataataattacttttttcCTTTCTCAGTTGCCGGCTAGAGGAAAGCGTGCTTCTCCACATGCGCAACTCGCGATTATATCGTCGAGAGCTTAGCGCAAAGAGCGGCAATGTGAAGGATTCTGTGACCGGCCGGTATAGCTGGCAAAGACCTTGTGGGCAGCACACAGACATCAGCATCTACAATCACAGCATGGGCGGCAAAGTGCCGCTGGTGCTGAGCAATCCCCAGATGGTTACATGGTACACTTGTGGTCCAACAGTGTACGATTCGACCCACTTGGGACACGCCAGTACTTACGTAAAGGTGGACATAATACAGCGCATACTGCGCGACTACTTTAAGTACAATCTGGTCACGGCTATGAATATCACAGATGTCGACGACAAAATTATCAAGCGTAGTCGCGAATCTGGACGTAATTGGGAGGAAATGACGCGCAATTTTGACTCGGAGTTTGTGCGCGACATGCAGTTGCTAAATGTGAAGCCACCTAACTTGCGTGCCCATGTTTCCGCCAACATTCCCGCAATCCAACGTTTTATAGAGCAACTCTTAAGCGATGACAAAGCCTATGTTACCGAGGATAAGTCGGTATACTTCGATGTGTCCGCTTGTGAGAACTACGGAAAGCTGCAGAAGATAAGCAGGGACAAGCCAAAGGAGCAACCGAAGCATAAACGGAATGCGGCTGATTTTGCACTGTGGAAAGCGATAAAGGCCGCTGATGAGCCCAGCTGGCAGTCGTCATGGGGCGGCGATGGTCGACCTGGTTGGCATATTGAATGCAGCGCTATTGCGGGCATGTTCTTTGGCAACAAACTGGATTTCCATGCTGGTGGATTAGACTTGC of Drosophila nasuta strain 15112-1781.00 chromosome 3, ASM2355853v1, whole genome shotgun sequence contains these proteins:
- the LOC132790126 gene encoding protein stum isoform X1; translation: MDMDIILSPKQYLQQQQREIMRDASERQRRESYNTSYGPDTPQSPSLIHSQFAESGNNMNMMQDDQGSRVQSIAGEMSPVVFKDSVATGGDYRVGETRLHKKSSFTILSVRSPKSSLTHSPSTTPVAQRRLRTPAGRHASIQSTTTSSTAVPPPVRARRKSLTGSRLPQLPPLSNQQAADDSPRPSVQFNMSGRYSPSKLAMPTKGILQQRDSLTSSVDTYTPRVQRRGSINNKESSQGLSELFGQRIKSMETLPLITDPYRSGIPRFHRSAMELDKETAIIPPGSLPRPLKPNPNPTRKQRGLLGVVNRQDDYTRNPPRSNWLSLDDLIVGTRLPKSSMEPIRMQARRRSSSTSPERRSSTQTASDRRSSNLSSITTSDFSFRRPSLSTLPSTIQRRKSIYLPGAKMTASPRRQIITNRDLKQHNKRTKIAKPSTLSPIIGTPNKDIPQSPLHGDAYEAAHMDTASELSARRDSISRIPVRSRRNSVSNSRSNSPLKDFSSSHILSGRNSQASNSRSPSQATNRSGLDTHGLGITDIRLTPTRFNASRPTSRGPPSRPESRMADTNDMSINSRANSRSNSRANSRANSQANSRANSRLSVRSSLRSTSLSPATMSRNSRKSDTTPNRRKSISISPKSGMLGRRMSLSPAGKQGKPISKKDHKETIFASQRRNSRSRIPTSINQNGRKSASPSKKAEERGKTEKSKSPRSPKGKKITTTSTKSSPREKSTKSESAKKKTSLISKPETSVKRTVSKTLPAMPAKKPQTSSQPKTPISQKQKTESKQAKNGEKSTKSIIKTNGANGSSGLPKPLARTGSQMNTKKATTESPEKKVKQKESPKKAEHAKDSAADSSQPLAVHVGNAVLQAAEALPAVRNEVNASTTGGIKRQGSNMSTLVRMSSRLSLVSNKKRVDSAQNRKVATVPEQTQETEVPKGHAAQLATTGQLTSGDGGSGQTATSSSNSQKTLKSETHKTINENLTDPKSQETEAGLAPEIGNSPSPNGLTATAKPHDSISRLDTADGSHAQNSSAEMHKSPLPPTQPIEASISVLNATETDSATTLVGGQPVTVKPEIDSERPNVQADLTDDFKRATPPPGEDFQVDDKRLSPDGQGSTAGSGGIVNRSSSQEFLKDDVKKGGICRCCTTLCMRFRRSHCMRCCGRRQDRLNGSVEEQPVLSSARSSATTTHMEIVDETKSNKKKSRCWPMSNCCKSCRKKSTAGEIVEKETKASTMSAEPMHQSGAMQRPQQQGKCGLCLRKIFCCRSVNKVDPVTGDETELRKCCFCIPCRRKRGVGNRTEPKVAWRDRDPELGITASDAAIVEGSSMAPSTAGPTEDTTKMSCCRRFWLALLCCRKKPRRGSDARRQSIKAPPPSEDTRRKLHNDLVEYTSKMKGAIPVLPLYLAWFCAFCNVIFPGLGTLLSGLFCLCVGIPRFSQYDSARARIGSFIINIIVAVSQFFCVLFCFVGWGWSIWWGAIMLRCAKKLSKIKKVERLELEEEQRQAELAAAQDAHRGETEAAKT